The following is a genomic window from Longimicrobium sp..
CGGTGAACCGTCCCCCCGCGTCCAATCCACCCGCGACTCCGGCGCCTTCGCGGGACTCGCCGAGCGCTCCGTTGCAGCCAGCGGGAGGACGCAAGCCTTGACGGAGCCCCGGCTGGAGCGAATCGTCAGCGCCACCGGCGCGGGCGGGCTCTCGGCGCTCATGGCGCTGCGGGCGCTGGCCGCCGCCGACGAGGGCGCGCACCCCGTGGACCGCGCCCGCTGGCTGACCGGCGTGCGCGAGGAGTACCACCGCTGGTACGGCGGCGACGGGCAGGCGCCGGGGAACTTCGCCTCGCCCGAGACGGTGCGGTACCTGGACGAGCAGGTGACCGGGCAGCTGGCCGCCGCCGGGGTGGTGGAGTTCCTGGCCGAAGCCGAGGGCGAGCCGGTTTCGCCCGACGGCGCGGGAACGTGGCAGGCCGTGCGGCTCTCGCCGTGGGCGCTGGCCGAGGTGCAGGCCGGGCGCGAGCGGGCGCTGCAGCACATGGACGCGAGGATACGGGCCATTCTGCACGACACACACGGAAGCGGCCACGAGGGCGGCGAATCCGCCGCCGCGGTCGCCGACTTCGACGGGGAGGCGGGCGGCGTCGCGCTGGCGCCGGAGGACGAGGCGCTGCTGCACCCGCAGCGCCGCCAGTCGATGATCGTTCCCGGCGGGCTCACGCTGGCGGCCAAGGGGCTGGTGAAGACCTACCGCGGCCGCCGCGTGGTGAACGACGTGGACGTGCACGTCCGCCAGGGCGAGATCGTGGGGCTGCTGGGGCCCAACGGGGCGGGGAAGACCACCAGCTTCTACATGATCGTGGGGCTCATCCGCCCCGACCGCGGCAAGGTGTTCATCGGCCCGCGCGAGCTGACCGGCGTGCCCATGTACAAGCGGGCGCGCGCGGGGATCGGGTACCTGGCGCAGGAGCCCTCCATCTTCCGCCGGCTGTCGGTGGAGGAGAACGTGATGGCCATCCTGCAGATGATGCCCCTCTCCCGCGCCGAGCGGAAGCGGCGGCTGGAGGAATTGCTGGACGAGCTGGGGATCAAGCATCTCCGCAAGACCAAGGCGTACGCGCTCTCCGGCGGCGAGCGGCGGCGGCTGGAGATCACCCGCGCGCTGGTCAGCCAGCCGCGCTTCATGCTGCTGGACGAGCCCTTCGCCGGCGTGGACCCCATCGCCGTGCACGACATCCAGCAGATCGTGAGCGACCTGCGCCGCCGCGGGATCGGGGTGCTGATCTCCGACCACAACGTGGAGCAGACGCTCGACATCGTGGACCGCGCCTACATCATGTACGAGGGCCGTGTGCGGGTGAGCGGCACGGTCAGCGAGCTGGTCTGGAACGACGAAGTGGCCGAGATCTACCTGGGTCCCACGCTGACCGCCCGGATGCGCGAGCGGTACGACCACCCTGAATCGGAAGACGCGGTATGAAGACGGGCCTGTACCAGGGGACCACCCTCAAGCAGGAGATGAAGATCAACCCTCGCCTGTACCAGGCGATGGATCTCCTGTACATGCCCCTCCTGGACCTGCAGCAGCACCTGAAGCAGGAGCTCCTGAACAACCCCTTCCTGGAGATGGTGGAGGGCGATGTCGAGGAGACGGTGGAGGAGCGCAAGGACGAGAAGGAGCAGGAGAAGGACGACGAGATCGACTGGGAGGAGATCCTCCTGAACGGCTTCGAGACCGGCGGCCGGCGCGAGGAGTACGAGGAGCGCGAGTACTACGAGCCCGTTTCGGTCGACACCAAGGAGCTGGGCGACCACCTGCACGACCAGCTGACGCTGCTGCGCCTCTCCGAGCGCGAGCTCCTGCTGGGCGAGGAGATCATCGGCAACATCAACGACGAGGGCTACCTGGAGGCCCCGCTCGAAGAGATCGTGCAGTCGCTGAACGACTTCATGCGCGACGGCGAGGGGTGGGAGGGGGTGGACCCCTACGACCTGGGCGAGGCCGAGCGGATGCTGTACGTGATCCAGGCCTTCGACCCGCCGGGGATCGGCGCGCGCGACCTGCGCGAGTGCATCCTGCTGCAGCTGCGCGACTGCGTGGTGCAGGACCTGGTGAAGGAGACCGGCGAGGGCGAGCCGCCCATCCCCGAGGTGGAGGAGCGGCTGCGCGGGTCGCTGGCCTACCGCATCGTGGACCAGTACTTCGACCAGCTGATCAACCACCGCTGGAGCGAGATCAGCAAGGAGCTCTCGATCACCCCGCGCGACGTGCAGGACGCGGCCGACGAGGTGGCCAAGCTCGATCCCAAGCCCGGGCTGAAGTACGCGTCGCACGGCGACAACTACATCATCCCCGACCTGATCGTGGAGAAGATCGAGGGCGAGTACCTGGTCTTCCTGAACGACACGTCGCTGCCGCGGCTGAAGCTCTCCCGCACGTACCGCGACATCGCCAAGGACAAGAAGAAGTTCCAGGGCGAGAACAAGGAGTTCATCTCCAACAAGCTGAACTCGGCCAACTGGATGATCCAGGCCATCGAGCAGCGCCGGCAGACCATGCTGAAGGTGATGAACTTCATCGTGGACCGGCAGCGCGACTTCTTCGACAAGGGCGTGCAGTACCTGAAGCCGCTCACGCTGCGCGAGGTGGCCGAGGTCATCGACATGCACGAGTCCACGGTCAGCCGCGTGACCAACGAGAAGTTCGTGCAGACGCCGCGCGGCGTGTTCCCGCTGAAGTTCTTCTTCTCGTCCGGCCTGTCGACCACGAGCGGCGAGGACGTGTCGGCCCGCGGGATCAAGGCCCAGATCGAGAAGCTGGTGAGCGACGAGGATCCCGCGCACCCGCTGACCGACCAGGCCATCGTGAACATCCTGAAGGAAGAGGGGATCCAGATCGCCCGGCGCACCGTGGCCAAGTACCGCGACCAGCTGGGCGTGCTCTCGGCCCGGATGCGGAAGCGCGTGTGAACAGCCTCAGGGGACAGGGGACAGGGGACAGGGGACAGGGGGGCTCCCGCGCGGGCGTCCCCCTCGCCGCGTCCGCGGACGGCGGTGCGTCGGCCGCCCTGGCCACGGCGGGGGAGCTGGCGACGGTGGCCGTGCCCGAGGCCATGCGGCGCAACTTCGCGGTGCTGGTGCCGGCGTTCGACGAGGTCGACAACATCCCCGCGCTCTTCCGCGAGCTGCGCGAGACCTTCGAGCGGCACGACCTGGCCGGCGAGCTGATCGTGGTGGACGACGGGTCGACCGACGGGACGTACGCGGCCGCGGTGCGCGAG
Proteins encoded in this region:
- the lptB gene encoding LPS export ABC transporter ATP-binding protein, giving the protein MIVPGGLTLAAKGLVKTYRGRRVVNDVDVHVRQGEIVGLLGPNGAGKTTSFYMIVGLIRPDRGKVFIGPRELTGVPMYKRARAGIGYLAQEPSIFRRLSVEENVMAILQMMPLSRAERKRRLEELLDELGIKHLRKTKAYALSGGERRRLEITRALVSQPRFMLLDEPFAGVDPIAVHDIQQIVSDLRRRGIGVLISDHNVEQTLDIVDRAYIMYEGRVRVSGTVSELVWNDEVAEIYLGPTLTARMRERYDHPESEDAV
- the rpoN gene encoding RNA polymerase factor sigma-54, with protein sequence MKTGLYQGTTLKQEMKINPRLYQAMDLLYMPLLDLQQHLKQELLNNPFLEMVEGDVEETVEERKDEKEQEKDDEIDWEEILLNGFETGGRREEYEEREYYEPVSVDTKELGDHLHDQLTLLRLSERELLLGEEIIGNINDEGYLEAPLEEIVQSLNDFMRDGEGWEGVDPYDLGEAERMLYVIQAFDPPGIGARDLRECILLQLRDCVVQDLVKETGEGEPPIPEVEERLRGSLAYRIVDQYFDQLINHRWSEISKELSITPRDVQDAADEVAKLDPKPGLKYASHGDNYIIPDLIVEKIEGEYLVFLNDTSLPRLKLSRTYRDIAKDKKKFQGENKEFISNKLNSANWMIQAIEQRRQTMLKVMNFIVDRQRDFFDKGVQYLKPLTLREVAEVIDMHESTVSRVTNEKFVQTPRGVFPLKFFFSSGLSTTSGEDVSARGIKAQIEKLVSDEDPAHPLTDQAIVNILKEEGIQIARRTVAKYRDQLGVLSARMRKRV